TACAATACCGGCTCCGCTCCCAGATTGATTTTCAGGTCCGTTTTCTGGAAGAGATTGAGTGATTGGCGGAGTCCCGCCAGATAGACCTGATAGCCTCTTCCTTCCTATTTCTGGCAACTTTATAAAGCCCTGAACAATAAAGATCTAGTACTCAGTAAAGCGGGGTAAGCCAACCGCTTGATGCCCTGATGTTCAGCTCTTAAGTGAAAATAATCCGGCGATTTGTTACAGCGCATACTTACGATATTACTGTGATTGCATTGACCTTGTTTACTCGTTTTTGCGAGTATTTTCATGAAATCAGCGATATTGAAAATGCACAACGTGCAAAAAGTATTGATCAGCTGTTAAAACTCAGCCTGCAAGCTTCATAGCTACAATTTGAGCCGCTTTATACTGACTTGGGATTACAGCGCAGTCAGTGTGCGGCTACCTGTGCAAGCTTTCCGCTAAAACATCCATCTAGCCCATTCAGTCATCTGGAAATATTTCAGCTGATGCCGGCGCAGCTTCGCGCTGAACCGCAGCAGTTACTCGTACAAGTTCTCATTCAATAAAAAATCCGCCGCCCCGGCCAGAATTACCTTAATCTGATTTAAACACATTCGCGATAAATTTTAAGTTAAAGCATTATATGGATTGCTCTGCCGATGATTAACGCTCTAGCATTTTCTGGGTTCAAATGGCGACTTTATCCATTTTTATCAATCAAGATGCCTGATCTGATCTTTATTTTCGGTCAATTTAATCCGAGCGATTTCAGCATCCACCCCATTGAAAAATCAGCTCACGTATAATTGAAATGTTCTGAATAAAAACGTTGATGTTGTGGTTATCCTGTAATATGATCGGTTTTATCTGCAAATTTCACTGTGAAATCGGAATTTGCTATCGTTTATAGGTTGTGCAATACAACTGTTTTTATTCTTTTGAATACCATTTTGGCTTTCAAGATCGAGAAGTTTTGGATCATTCTTTGTGCTCCTGTAATCCTTGAAAGATAAAATTTCACCCTAGGTTTATTACAACCTAAACACGACAATGGATACGAGTGTGCTGCCGATTATTATATTGTTACCCTTAGTATTAGGCACAACCCTTGTCTCGTGGCTGAAGCAATTTTCCCGCGGGGTAACGGCTTTAGGCGCAATTGGCGTCAGCCTGAGCAGTTTTCTACTCTTAGTGAGCCAGGCACCTGCAGTATTTAAGGGTGCCGTCATTACTCAAAGTTGGTCCTGGTTACCGCAACTCGGGATCGATTTCAGTTTCCGTCTGGACTCACTGGGCCTGCTCTTTTCCCTGTTGATTAGCGGTATTGGTACGCTGATCTACATTTATGCCTACTACTATCTCAGCCCCAAAAATTCGCTCAGTAAACTGTACATCCTGCTCATGCTGTTTATGGCAGCCATGCTTGGTATTTCATTATCTAATAATCTGCTGATTCTGCTGGTGTTCTGGGAAATGACCAGTATTTCCTCCTTCCTGCTGGTGGGTTACTGGAGCAATTACGAGGCGGCACAGCGCGGTTCACGTATGGCGCTGACCATTACCGGTATGGGGGGTCTGGCCATGCTCGGTGGCTTTATCCTACTGGGTCAGATGACGGGAACTTATCAGATCGACCAGATTCTGACCATGACTGAGCAGATTCAGGCCCATCATTTATTCGTTCCCACCTTGTTGCTGATTCTGCTCGGCGCTTTTACCAAAAGTGCCCAGTTTCCATTTCATTTCTGGTTACCGAATGCTATGGCCGCGCCTACACCGGTGTCTGCCTATCTGCATTCAGCGACGATGGTCAAAGCCGGGCTCTTTTTAATAGCACGTTTGTTGCCAATTTTTGCCGGAGCCGCGTTATTTCATAATATCGTGACCTTCGTTGGCCTGTTCACTTTGTTGATAGCGGCCTTCTTTGCCATTTTTAAAGAGGACCTGAAAGGTCTGCTTGCCTATTCGACCATCAGTCATTTGGGCCTGATCATGTGTCTGCTCGGTATTGGCTCACCGCTGGCAGTGGCCGCCGCGATTTTCCATATTATCAACCATGCCACCTTTAAAGCAGCGCTGTTCATGATTGCCGGTATTATTGACCATGAGTCAGGCACGCGTGATTTGCGTAAACTATCCGGTTTATGGCAGCTGCTTCCCTTTAGCGCCACCCTGACAATGATCACGGCCGCTTCGATGGCAGGTATGCCTTTGACCAATGGTTTCCTGTCCAAGGAAATGTTCTTTACCGAACTGGTTTCGACCTTAAGTGGTCCGGTAATGGTGGTGTCAGCCATTGCTGCAACTCTGGCTGGTATTTTTGCAGTTGCTTATTCTATTCGTCTGGTACATGGCGTGTTCTTTGATGGGCCGCTCGGCCAGCAAGTACCGAATAAAACAGCGCATGAGCCACCTTTCGGTATGCGTGCACCAGCCACCTTACTGGCCATCTTATGTATTCTGGTCGGGTTGCTGCCTGCTTTACTGGTTGAAAACATCGTCAATAGTACAGCGCGGGCTGCCACCCAGAACTTTGCATTTGAAGGAACCCATCTGGCCTTATGGCATGGTATTAACCTGCCGCTGTTCATGAGTCTAGTTGCCCTGATTGGTGGGGTAATCTTTTATTTTGCGCTGGCCAAAGGCGGTACCATTCGTGAAATTGATCTGGACCCGAAACTCGGCAGATTACAGGGCCGCATTCTCTTTGACCTGTTTCTGAAAAGCCTGTTATTAAATTCGCGCCGTTTCCGTCGCGCCACTGAAAATGGCAAGCTGCAAAGCTATCTCTTATGGATTATGCTGTTTACCACAACTCTGGTTGCCCTGCCCCTGATCGGCAATGGCATCACTGCCGGTACGCGTGAACTGACGCATGCGCCTACCCTGGCGATTGTGTTGTGGCTATTACTCTTCTCGGCCTGCTGGATGATGCTGTGGTTTCATCATGAGCGGATCAAGGCGGTACTGATTAGTGGTGCGGTGGGTCTGGTTGTCACGATGGTCTTTATCGGCTTTTCGGCACCAGATTTAGCGCTCACCCAGATCACGGTCGATGTGGTCACTACGGTACTGCTACTCATGAGCCTGTCTTTATTACCTCAATTAACGCCGTATGAGTCCAGCATGTCTCGCCGCTGGCGCGATGCCATTATCGCCATTACAGGCGGTGTCGGCATTGCTGTCATTGCCTGGCTGATCTTAACCCGCGATCATAATTCATTGTCCTGGTTCTTCCTGCAACAATCCATTCCTCTGGGCGGCGGTACTAATGTGGTCAATGTGATTCTGGTCGATTTCCGTGGGTTTGATACTTTCGGCGAAATTACCGTACTGGGTATTGCCGCCATTGGAGTGCTCAGCTTGATGGATGGCATGCGCGCGCATGGCGCTACCATGACCCAAGGCCTGACCTATCGCTTTAATCCGTCGCCTCTCATGCTACGGATCACTGCATCCTGGATTTTACCGGTCGCACTGGTGATCAGCCTGTATATCTTCCTCAGAGGCCATAACCTGCCAGGGGGGGGATTTATTGCCGGTCTGGTAACCTCATTGGCCTTGATTATTCAGTATATTGCAATCGGTCAGGATCAGGCTGAAAAACTGCTGGGGGCTAAATCTGGACGTCTCTATGAAATCTGGATTGGTGTAGGCTTAACCATCGCCGGCCTCACCGGTGTGGCGGCCTGGTTCTGGTCACGCCCCTTCCTGACCAGTGCACATATTTATGTCTCGCCACCCATCTTGGGAGAAATGCATCTGGCTTCGGCGGCCCTGTTTGATGCCGGCGTATATATTACGGTGGTAGGTGCCACCATGCTGATGATCTCAGTTCTGGGCGACTCCCGCCACTCCAGCATGACCGGTCCGGTACCAAGAGGATAATAAAATGATTAGCTTAGAACTTTTATTAGCTTCTGCGATCGGTCTGCTCACCGCTACCGGTATTTACTTAATTCTGCGGGCACGTACTTTTCCGGTGGTACTGGGACTGGCCATGATCGGCTATGCCGTGAATATGTTCCTGTTTGCGATGGGACGGATCCAAATGAATTCTCCCGCCGTCCTAACCACTGCCACGGAAGTGACCGACCCTCTGCCTCAGGCACTGGTATTAACGGCCATTGTCATCGGTTTTGCCACGACCGCCTTTATTGTTCAGCTCGCCCTGCGTAGCCGCTACGAATCAGGAACAGACCACGTTGATTCAAAAGAAGAAAGCTTGCAAGTTGATCCACGTGAGGATGAGCCATAATGACTGAATTCCTCAATTTCTGGACTCAACATACCCCGATTTTCAGTATCCTTCTGCCGGCATTTACGGCATTTACTCTACTGCTTTTGGGCAACCCCGGTGCTGGTGCTCTGGCCACCGACTGGCGCCAGCCTTGGCGTCGCGGCATCAGCCATGTTTCCAGCCTGCTCGGCCTGGGGATTGCGATCAGCTATCTGATCAGTAGCAGTCAGGGGGAAATCAGTGTTTATGCCTTAAGTGAATGGTCCGCACCTTTCGGTATTGTTCTTGTGCTGGATCAACTGTCTGCATTGATGCTGGTCATGACCTATGCCCTGGCCGTACCCATAGTCTGGTATGCCAGTCGCGGCTGGGATGCACGCGGACGCTATTTCCATACCATGGTGCACTTTTTGTTAATGGGCCTGAGTGGTGCATTTCTGACAGGTGACCTGTTTAACCTGTTTGTATTCTTTGAAATTCTGCTTATGGCCTCTTATGTCCTGTTGTTACATGGACAAGGTAAGGCACGTTTCCAGCTGGGCGTACATTATGTCGTCATTAACTTGCTGGCTTCGGCCATGTTCCTGATTGGACTGGGCATGATTTATGGCAGTGTGGGCAGCCTGAATATGGCAGATGTTGCCCGCCTGATTCCCACCTTGGCAGAGGATGAGCATCAACTGGCTGTTGCCGGAGGATTGATGCTGTTCGTGGTCTTCGGCATCAAGGCAGCCATGCTTCCACTTGGCTTCTGGCTGCCCAAAACCTATGCGGTTGCCACCACGCCTGTGGCCGCTTTATTCACCATCATGACCAAAGTCGGGATTTATGCGATTTTGCGTATTAATGGCACCGTTTTTGATGATGAATATAGCCATCAGATTTTAATGAACTGCCTGCTGGTGATCGGTCTGATTACCTCAGTCTATGGGGTGATCTGCGCGATTGGCACAGAACGCTTACGCCGCTTTGTCGGCTTTATGGTGCTCTCTTCAATCGGCACGATTCTGGTGGCAATTGCCATCAACACCACCGATGCCTGGGCAGGTGCGCTGTATTATACAGTGCACAGCACCTTGATCGGCGCAGCCTTTTATCTGTTGAGTGGCTGGATTACCTCGCAACGGGGCGAATTTAAAGATCATTTTAACATTGCCCCCAAGATGAAACAGCACAAGACTGTCTCTTTGACGTATTTCATTATTGCTCTGATGATGGCAGGCTTACCGCCTTTTAGCGGCTTCTTTGGCAAAGTGTTTATCTTGCAGGCCTCTGCGGATTCACCTTATCAGATGATTATCCTCTTTACTATTTTACTGGTGAGCTTGCTGAGCATTCTGGCCTTTACCCGCGTAGGCTTTATTTTGTTCTGGCGTTCCATCCGCCCGGAAGATGATCCGGATTCGCTGGATTTCAGTAAGTATGAGGCCCTGCCAAGCAAGGCACCACCACGTAATGATACAGTTATTTATCTGCTTCTGGCTGGCCTGATGGCTTATGTGGTTTTTGCTGCTCCCGTCTATCAATACAACTATCAGACTGCCGTACAGATCAAAAACAATCCTCTGTATGAGACAGCGCTACTGAAACGTGATGCTGAAGGCCAGTTTATCAGTGTACAGCCATACCGTTCAGATAATCTGCCAGAAACCAAATATGGGGGAGAAACCGCAGATCCGAATGCGCATTTGATTCCGTATGTGATTTCAGAAGCGACTCTCGAAGGCGAACATATTTCCAAATTTAAGCAACAGCAGATTAATCAGCAGTATATTGAACAGTACAGCCATGATGATAATCAACTCAAACCGGCGGAGGGACCCTAGTGGCTAAATCATTTTCGCAACGCTGGTTCCCCCACCCAC
The nucleotide sequence above comes from Acinetobacter sp. 10FS3-1. Encoded proteins:
- a CDS encoding Na+/H+ antiporter subunit C → MISLELLLASAIGLLTATGIYLILRARTFPVVLGLAMIGYAVNMFLFAMGRIQMNSPAVLTTATEVTDPLPQALVLTAIVIGFATTAFIVQLALRSRYESGTDHVDSKEESLQVDPREDEP
- a CDS encoding monovalent cation/H+ antiporter subunit A, which codes for MDTSVLPIIILLPLVLGTTLVSWLKQFSRGVTALGAIGVSLSSFLLLVSQAPAVFKGAVITQSWSWLPQLGIDFSFRLDSLGLLFSLLISGIGTLIYIYAYYYLSPKNSLSKLYILLMLFMAAMLGISLSNNLLILLVFWEMTSISSFLLVGYWSNYEAAQRGSRMALTITGMGGLAMLGGFILLGQMTGTYQIDQILTMTEQIQAHHLFVPTLLLILLGAFTKSAQFPFHFWLPNAMAAPTPVSAYLHSATMVKAGLFLIARLLPIFAGAALFHNIVTFVGLFTLLIAAFFAIFKEDLKGLLAYSTISHLGLIMCLLGIGSPLAVAAAIFHIINHATFKAALFMIAGIIDHESGTRDLRKLSGLWQLLPFSATLTMITAASMAGMPLTNGFLSKEMFFTELVSTLSGPVMVVSAIAATLAGIFAVAYSIRLVHGVFFDGPLGQQVPNKTAHEPPFGMRAPATLLAILCILVGLLPALLVENIVNSTARAATQNFAFEGTHLALWHGINLPLFMSLVALIGGVIFYFALAKGGTIREIDLDPKLGRLQGRILFDLFLKSLLLNSRRFRRATENGKLQSYLLWIMLFTTTLVALPLIGNGITAGTRELTHAPTLAIVLWLLLFSACWMMLWFHHERIKAVLISGAVGLVVTMVFIGFSAPDLALTQITVDVVTTVLLLMSLSLLPQLTPYESSMSRRWRDAIIAITGGVGIAVIAWLILTRDHNSLSWFFLQQSIPLGGGTNVVNVILVDFRGFDTFGEITVLGIAAIGVLSLMDGMRAHGATMTQGLTYRFNPSPLMLRITASWILPVALVISLYIFLRGHNLPGGGFIAGLVTSLALIIQYIAIGQDQAEKLLGAKSGRLYEIWIGVGLTIAGLTGVAAWFWSRPFLTSAHIYVSPPILGEMHLASAALFDAGVYITVVGATMLMISVLGDSRHSSMTGPVPRG
- a CDS encoding monovalent cation/H+ antiporter subunit D — its product is MTEFLNFWTQHTPIFSILLPAFTAFTLLLLGNPGAGALATDWRQPWRRGISHVSSLLGLGIAISYLISSSQGEISVYALSEWSAPFGIVLVLDQLSALMLVMTYALAVPIVWYASRGWDARGRYFHTMVHFLLMGLSGAFLTGDLFNLFVFFEILLMASYVLLLHGQGKARFQLGVHYVVINLLASAMFLIGLGMIYGSVGSLNMADVARLIPTLAEDEHQLAVAGGLMLFVVFGIKAAMLPLGFWLPKTYAVATTPVAALFTIMTKVGIYAILRINGTVFDDEYSHQILMNCLLVIGLITSVYGVICAIGTERLRRFVGFMVLSSIGTILVAIAINTTDAWAGALYYTVHSTLIGAAFYLLSGWITSQRGEFKDHFNIAPKMKQHKTVSLTYFIIALMMAGLPPFSGFFGKVFILQASADSPYQMIILFTILLVSLLSILAFTRVGFILFWRSIRPEDDPDSLDFSKYEALPSKAPPRNDTVIYLLLAGLMAYVVFAAPVYQYNYQTAVQIKNNPLYETALLKRDAEGQFISVQPYRSDNLPETKYGGETADPNAHLIPYVISEATLEGEHISKFKQQQINQQYIEQYSHDDNQLKPAEGP